One candidate division TA06 bacterium genomic window carries:
- the selD gene encoding selenide, water dikinase SelD yields MVQVLKKITVWDHPNIVYGIDSVGDAGVYSIDKERSLIQTVDVLTPIADDPYTFGEIAAANSLSDVYAMGGKPLTVLNIVGFPTKLDIDILTRILEGGAFKVREAGAVMIGGHTIKDEEIKYGLSVSGIIETEKLVTASSARPGDVLVLTKRIGTGVISTALKRGKASKEAILAINESMRTLNRRASELMMKTEVDACTDVTGFGLMGHALVMAEQSNVGLNIFSGKVPFFEWAPGYAGKGFVPGGTRANFDFITPKVDFDSSVSETEKILLCDAQTSGGLLVAVDETKADFFLKALQSVPETAVSVIIGEVVSQHPGSISVAS; encoded by the coding sequence CTGGTCCAGGTCCTCAAGAAGATCACAGTGTGGGATCATCCTAACATAGTCTATGGCATAGACAGTGTGGGGGATGCTGGTGTCTATTCAATAGACAAAGAGAGATCTCTCATACAAACAGTTGATGTCCTTACTCCGATTGCAGATGACCCTTACACCTTCGGTGAGATTGCCGCCGCAAACTCTTTGAGCGATGTGTATGCTATGGGTGGGAAGCCTCTGACGGTTCTCAACATAGTTGGCTTTCCAACCAAACTGGACATTGATATACTAACCAGGATATTGGAAGGTGGGGCTTTCAAGGTGAGAGAGGCCGGTGCCGTAATGATTGGTGGCCATACAATCAAGGACGAAGAAATCAAATATGGTCTCTCTGTGTCCGGTATTATTGAGACAGAAAAGCTTGTCACTGCTTCCAGTGCCAGGCCCGGGGATGTACTCGTTCTGACTAAAAGGATCGGCACAGGTGTCATATCAACAGCTTTGAAAAGAGGGAAGGCCTCAAAAGAGGCTATACTGGCGATAAACGAGTCCATGAGGACGCTAAACCGGCGTGCATCAGAACTGATGATGAAGACGGAGGTTGATGCCTGCACAGACGTGACAGGTTTTGGCCTCATGGGGCATGCTCTTGTAATGGCAGAGCAGAGCAATGTGGGCTTGAACATCTTTTCGGGAAAGGTTCCGTTCTTTGAATGGGCCCCAGGTTACGCTGGGAAGGGCTTTGTACCGGGTGGAACAAGAGCAAACTTCGATTTCATCACTCCTAAAGTCGATTTTGATTCCTCTGTCAGTGAAACAGAGAAGATTCTACTTTGTGATGCTCAGACCTCCGGGGGACTTCTGGTAGCCGTTGATGAGACCAAAGCCGACTTCTTTCTCAAGGCACTCCAGTCTGTTCCGGAGACTGCTGTGTCGGTCATCATTGGTGAAGTGGTGAGTCAGCATCCTGGCAGCATATCTGTCGCGTCTTAA
- a CDS encoding energy transducer TonB yields the protein MKRQSRDLKEKYGYILKLSLLLALCLHLAGFVAKKEFGLHPITPRPIDRPDTLIAVPMPEPPEEPPEIPKPPPSVVPAKDDDPDVVVTIPKLDKLWHRPPPPDSFIIHDEPPEPIRRTNLQYPKLARLAQLEGTVFVSAYIDTTGKVIRAHVAQSAHEILDTAALQAIKQWQFSPAMNRDKPVAVWITVPVTYRLKE from the coding sequence ATGAAACGGCAGAGTAGAGATCTCAAAGAAAAGTATGGCTATATCCTGAAGCTTTCGCTGCTTCTGGCGCTGTGCCTCCACCTGGCGGGCTTTGTGGCCAAGAAGGAGTTCGGGCTTCACCCCATCACACCGAGACCCATAGACAGGCCAGATACCTTAATTGCGGTGCCGATGCCGGAGCCGCCTGAAGAACCTCCCGAGATTCCAAAACCGCCGCCCTCGGTTGTACCGGCAAAGGACGACGACCCTGACGTCGTTGTAACAATTCCGAAGCTGGACAAATTGTGGCACCGTCCGCCGCCGCCAGACTCTTTCATAATACATGATGAGCCGCCAGAACCGATCAGGAGGACAAATCTACAATACCCGAAACTCGCAAGACTGGCCCAGCTTGAGGGGACCGTCTTTGTGTCGGCGTACATTGACACAACGGGCAAGGTCATCAGAGCACATGTCGCACAATCCGCACACGAAATCCTGGACACCGCAGCTCTTCAGGCCATTAAACAATGGCAGTTCAGTCCGGCAATGAACAGGGATAAACCCGTCGCAGTCTGGATCACCGTACCGGTCACTTATAGACTGAAGGAATGA
- the yedF gene encoding sulfurtransferase-like selenium metabolism protein YedF — protein sequence MVLGLFTRRSGEWRAERMNVGNVVFLNKDRIGHGEDELGKILMKAFLTNVLAVEPLPTHIAFMNSGVKLTVSGSEVLDILKEMEKKNVGLLVCGTCLDYFRIKDKLGVGKVSNQNEIVKTFTAASKVITV from the coding sequence ATGGTTCTGGGATTGTTCACAAGAAGGTCAGGAGAGTGGAGAGCTGAACGCATGAACGTGGGCAATGTAGTATTCCTCAACAAGGACAGGATAGGCCACGGTGAAGATGAGCTTGGCAAGATATTAATGAAAGCTTTCCTTACAAATGTACTGGCCGTCGAACCGCTTCCCACCCACATCGCTTTCATGAACTCCGGAGTGAAACTCACGGTAAGTGGGAGCGAAGTGCTGGACATACTCAAAGAGATGGAAAAGAAGAACGTAGGTCTGCTTGTGTGTGGAACATGTCTCGACTACTTCAGGATCAAAGACAAGCTTGGCGTCGGCAAAGTTTCGAATCAGAATGAAATCGTCAAGACATTCACTGCCGCGTCAAAGGTGATTACGGTTTGA
- a CDS encoding DUF3343 domain-containing protein, translating to MATECYLPVDVRMVSKAGWLVRENGIEVRVVSSPPEVDPECGFSLVFPCERLEEVTKLLDGSGIVHKKVRRVES from the coding sequence ATGGCAACAGAATGTTATCTTCCCGTTGATGTCAGGATGGTGTCAAAAGCGGGGTGGCTGGTCAGGGAGAATGGGATAGAGGTGAGGGTGGTTTCCAGCCCACCTGAAGTGGATCCGGAGTGCGGTTTTTCGCTGGTTTTCCCCTGTGAGAGACTGGAAGAAGTGACCAAACTTCTGGATGGTTCTGGGATTGTTCACAAGAAGGTCAGGAGAGTGGAGAGCTGA
- a CDS encoding L-seryl-tRNA(Sec) selenium transferase, translating into MSKEPFRLIPSIDRLLGKESVRKSFRKYPRKLVVECMRETAGSWRQNIKREKVDEANLTEDIFIEEALTLARSRVEGSFTRVINGTGIILNTNLGRAPLSDLALAKLDRISPGYSNLEFDLEKGERGRRDVHVEDALCKLTGTKSALVVNNNAAAVLLVLDTFAKRKEVIVSRGELIEIGGSFRLPDVLKKSGARLVEIGTTNRTYIADYEKAITEKTAILLKSHTSNYRVIGFVHKPEPRELVKLARKHKIICMEDIGSGLLVDLSMFGLDEPTVQQAVKAGMDLVTFSGDKLLGGPQCGIILGKRKLIEELRSNPLMRALRVDKLTLSALTATLAIYLYSDAPMGEIPHLLMIMLAAPTIKRRAQKVQRQLERIEGCEISIVESSAAVGGGSCPGLKIPSWAIGIKSKKYSAQKLAKLLRKQDPPVIATVSEDMVNLDMRTILPEDEKPLIAIFKSIMA; encoded by the coding sequence ATGTCCAAAGAACCGTTCAGACTGATCCCATCGATCGACAGACTTCTTGGGAAGGAATCTGTCCGTAAATCGTTCAGGAAGTACCCGAGAAAGCTTGTTGTCGAGTGTATGAGGGAGACTGCTGGATCCTGGAGGCAGAATATCAAGCGCGAGAAGGTTGATGAAGCAAATCTCACTGAGGACATCTTCATCGAGGAAGCTTTGACTTTAGCACGATCCAGGGTAGAAGGCAGTTTCACCAGGGTCATAAACGGTACTGGCATAATCTTGAATACAAACCTGGGGCGAGCCCCGTTGAGCGACCTTGCGCTTGCGAAACTGGACAGAATCTCCCCGGGGTACTCGAATCTGGAGTTTGATCTGGAAAAGGGGGAGCGAGGACGCAGAGATGTCCACGTCGAGGATGCGCTCTGCAAGCTGACGGGTACGAAATCTGCACTGGTTGTTAACAATAACGCCGCTGCAGTGCTTCTTGTTCTTGACACGTTTGCGAAGCGCAAGGAGGTGATAGTTTCCAGAGGCGAACTGATAGAGATAGGCGGAAGTTTCAGACTTCCTGATGTTCTGAAGAAGAGTGGTGCGAGGCTTGTTGAGATCGGCACCACAAATAGAACCTACATTGCTGACTACGAGAAGGCGATCACGGAAAAGACTGCCATTCTTCTCAAGAGTCATACTTCCAACTATAGAGTAATAGGTTTTGTGCACAAGCCAGAACCCCGGGAGCTCGTCAAGCTCGCAAGAAAGCACAAGATAATCTGCATGGAAGATATTGGAAGTGGTCTCCTTGTTGATCTTTCCATGTTTGGGCTTGATGAACCTACTGTGCAACAGGCTGTCAAGGCAGGCATGGACCTTGTGACATTCAGTGGAGACAAACTTCTGGGTGGACCTCAGTGCGGCATCATACTTGGCAAGAGAAAATTGATAGAGGAGCTAAGGTCGAATCCATTGATGAGGGCCCTCAGGGTGGACAAACTCACCCTGTCTGCCCTGACTGCGACTCTTGCCATCTACCTTTATTCAGATGCACCTATGGGAGAGATCCCACATCTACTTATGATCATGCTTGCTGCCCCAACCATCAAGAGAAGAGCTCAAAAAGTACAAAGACAGTTGGAGAGGATAGAGGGGTGCGAAATCAGCATTGTCGAATCTTCAGCGGCGGTTGGCGGCGGCAGCTGTCCAGGCTTGAAGATTCCATCCTGGGCTATTGGGATAAAGTCAAAGAAATACTCTGCACAGAAGCTCGCGAAACTGTTGAGGAAGCAGGATCCCCCGGTCATCGCCACCGTATCCGAGGACATGGTTAATCTGGACATGAGGACGATCTTGCCTGAAGATGAAAAGCCTCTGATTGCCATTTTCAAGTCGATTATGGCGTAA
- a CDS encoding T9SS type A sorting domain-containing protein, protein MARARTALLCSGKPLNQTRANIPGELNASPLPGDRKRLTVELAEYINCNEARENRQSIKILKKPLKMEESDMNIPRLASHGGDFPAWIIVSTFFTILTCSFTSVDAQTLREPAHRPIRDGGSLGDWTTHLDLPAQDPALRRPGFHSLRQDIPISASNTKYVTGRELELISGVIKNDFLINDDTTGVCPKKYPAAAMDTAGNFVLVWEDCRNGSFDIYAQQYDASGAPDGPNFRVNDNASPHHQLRPSVAMDPNGNFVVVWEDWRNGHISDVYAQRYDASGVPQDSNFQVNELWAENWHVSVAMDGSGSFAIAWADFRASDIYCQRYDSSGAPLGTNFKVDDNPDTTYQVGLSVSVNWSGSFVVAWDDDRGGNHDIYAQRYDSSGGPQGPNFRVDDDTLSEWQQDPSVAMDSSGGFIIAWEDYRNVGSDIYLQRYDSSGVPLGSNLKVNDDVGSTIQKYPSLAMDLSGNFAVVWEDNRDAQPDIYAQTYDSLGIPQSSNFKVNDDAGTSEQGDPFVAVDGNGDFAVVWHDERSGHRDMYSQRYDQFGSPQGSNFRVNDDEGSTFQEFSTAAMDANGNSAVVWEDWRNVDSDIYAQRLDPFGTPQGPNFMVNDDADSGYQCMPSVAMDPWGNFVIAWVDHRNGYDGDIYAQRYNPLGIAEGPNLKVNDDSNSTHQYYPSVAIDGTGNFVVAWIDGRDDDLYLDIFAQRYDSSGTPQGQNFKVNDDLGSMPQELPSVAMDLSGNFAIVWQDERNGESSIYLQRYDSSGMPQGPNLEVNDHEASAEGPTVAMDEAGNFVVAWQDRRNGRPDIYAQQYDSVGTPQGSNFRVNDDIGSNYQYRSSVAIDPEGGRFVVVWTDLRNPDGDRELVAQKFENGTPIGPNVQINEPDSFPYNHQLSWPFCLASNHNAVLFTWGDNRRHKSMDIYAKLTDWNILGIQERYRAQISTTRLRVYPNPFRNSVNIYGVKTTLQVYDLCGRLVARAEKGVWDGRDLIGRDVHSGIYFLTAQGCKPVKVVKLR, encoded by the coding sequence ATGGCGCGGGCACGCACCGCGCTGTTGTGTTCTGGAAAACCGCTCAATCAGACACGGGCCAACATTCCTGGGGAACTGAATGCCTCTCCCCTGCCGGGGGACAGAAAACGCTTGACTGTGGAGCTTGCCGAGTATATAAATTGCAATGAGGCAAGAGAAAATAGGCAAAGCATAAAGATTCTCAAAAAGCCCTTAAAGATGGAGGAAAGCGATATGAACATCCCGAGATTAGCCTCTCATGGAGGAGATTTCCCTGCCTGGATTATTGTCAGCACATTCTTCACAATCCTCACTTGCTCGTTCACGAGCGTCGATGCTCAGACTCTGCGAGAACCTGCACATCGGCCCATCAGAGATGGTGGAAGCCTGGGAGACTGGACAACACATCTTGATCTACCGGCACAGGATCCCGCATTACGCAGACCCGGTTTTCACAGTCTGCGCCAGGACATCCCCATATCAGCTTCCAACACCAAGTATGTGACCGGACGGGAGTTAGAACTGATAAGCGGCGTAATTAAGAACGACTTCCTGATCAATGACGACACCACGGGCGTATGCCCCAAGAAGTATCCCGCTGCTGCCATGGACACAGCTGGCAACTTTGTACTAGTCTGGGAAGATTGCCGCAATGGTTCGTTTGATATTTACGCGCAGCAGTATGACGCATCCGGCGCGCCAGACGGTCCAAATTTCAGAGTAAACGATAACGCAAGCCCGCACCACCAGCTACGCCCCTCTGTCGCAATGGACCCGAATGGGAACTTTGTGGTCGTCTGGGAGGACTGGCGGAATGGTCACATCTCTGACGTGTACGCGCAACGCTATGATGCATCCGGAGTACCGCAGGACTCAAACTTTCAGGTAAATGAGCTCTGGGCCGAGAATTGGCATGTTTCAGTTGCAATGGATGGCTCTGGCAGCTTCGCCATTGCCTGGGCAGATTTCAGGGCTTCCGACATCTACTGCCAGCGGTATGACTCATCAGGAGCACCGCTCGGGACAAACTTCAAGGTGGACGACAATCCTGATACAACATATCAAGTGGGCCTGTCAGTTTCCGTGAATTGGTCTGGGAGTTTTGTTGTGGCGTGGGATGATGACCGCGGCGGTAACCATGACATTTACGCGCAACGCTATGATTCATCAGGAGGTCCGCAAGGACCCAACTTCAGGGTGGACGATGACACACTCAGCGAATGGCAGCAAGATCCTTCAGTTGCGATGGATTCGTCTGGGGGGTTCATTATTGCCTGGGAGGACTACCGCAATGTAGGTTCAGATATCTACCTACAGCGCTATGACTCGTCTGGTGTACCCCTGGGCTCGAATCTTAAGGTGAACGATGATGTGGGATCAACCATACAAAAGTATCCATCCCTGGCAATGGACCTGTCAGGGAACTTCGCTGTAGTATGGGAAGACAACCGAGATGCTCAACCTGACATCTACGCACAGACCTACGACTCATTGGGAATACCGCAGAGTTCAAATTTCAAGGTCAATGATGACGCGGGTACAAGCGAACAAGGTGATCCATTTGTTGCAGTTGACGGCAATGGTGACTTCGCTGTAGTCTGGCATGACGAGCGCAGTGGACATCGTGACATGTACTCACAGCGGTATGACCAATTCGGTTCACCACAAGGTTCTAACTTCAGAGTGAACGATGACGAGGGGTCGACTTTCCAGGAATTCTCCACCGCTGCAATGGACGCAAATGGGAATTCTGCTGTCGTCTGGGAAGACTGGCGCAACGTCGATTCTGATATATACGCACAGCGCCTTGACCCATTTGGAACACCTCAAGGTCCGAATTTCATGGTCAACGATGATGCAGATTCGGGTTACCAGTGCATGCCTTCGGTTGCAATGGATCCTTGGGGAAATTTTGTCATCGCTTGGGTGGACCACCGTAATGGTTACGACGGAGACATCTACGCACAGCGCTACAACCCATTGGGAATAGCAGAGGGGCCCAACCTCAAGGTGAACGACGACTCAAACTCCACTCACCAATATTACCCATCGGTTGCAATCGATGGGACTGGAAATTTCGTTGTGGCTTGGATTGATGGCCGCGATGATGATTTGTATCTTGACATTTTTGCGCAGCGCTATGACTCATCAGGGACGCCCCAAGGTCAGAACTTCAAGGTTAACGATGATTTGGGCTCGATGCCACAGGAGCTTCCTTCGGTCGCCATGGATTTATCCGGCAACTTTGCTATCGTCTGGCAAGATGAGCGTAATGGTGAGTCCAGCATTTATCTGCAGCGCTATGACTCATCAGGAATGCCGCAGGGTCCAAACCTGGAAGTGAATGACCATGAAGCTTCAGCCGAAGGGCCCACAGTTGCAATGGACGAGGCAGGAAACTTTGTCGTCGCATGGCAGGATAGGCGCAACGGGCGTCCTGACATTTATGCGCAGCAGTATGACTCGGTTGGAACACCACAAGGCTCTAATTTCAGGGTGAACGATGACATTGGTTCGAACTATCAATACCGTTCCTCAGTCGCGATCGACCCGGAGGGTGGCAGGTTTGTGGTCGTATGGACAGATCTCAGGAATCCTGACGGTGATCGCGAACTGGTTGCGCAGAAATTTGAAAATGGGACACCAATTGGCCCCAACGTTCAGATAAATGAGCCAGACTCATTCCCATATAATCACCAACTTTCATGGCCGTTTTGTCTTGCCTCAAACCACAACGCGGTTCTTTTCACATGGGGAGACAACCGCCGGCACAAGAGTATGGATATTTACGCAAAGCTCACAGATTGGAACATCTTGGGGATCCAAGAGCGTTACAGGGCACAAATCTCCACAACCAGGCTCAGAGTGTATCCGAATCCGTTTCGAAATAGCGTCAATATATATGGGGTCAAGACCACGCTTCAGGTCTATGACCTCTGTGGGCGATTGGTGGCGAGAGCCGAAAAAGGCGTCTGGGATGGTAGAGACCTGATTGGTCGTGACGTCCACTCTGGCATCTACTTCCTTACAGCTCAGGGCTGCAAGCCAGTCAAGGTCGTGAAGCTCAGGTGA
- the selB gene encoding selenocysteine-specific translation elongation factor — MGAIVGTAGHVDHGKTELVKALTGVDTDRWEEEKRRGLTIDLGFAPLDLPRFGRAGLIDVPGHKDFLRNMLAGMGGVDVALMVVAADEGVMPQTMEHFEIIRLFGVKKLVVAITKCDLVEDEMAELVGLDVETLLEKTHFENSRIVKISSKNRTGLDQLVGELDSALGSFPGKDYDRPARLPIDRVFVLKGVGTVVTGTLTSGRVVQGDELVVYPKGIKTRVRQIHVHNEKRDEALAGNRVALNLTSVSKDEMQRGDIVTEPGYLESSVMFDTRLELLENVPQLKDWTRVKVYLGSAEVLARTAILGKKEIEPGGRGYVQLRLEKKAAAKFGDRFVVRSYSPMRVLGGGIILDSNPRKHKRSDRIVLDVLEARASGELSNILSAHLNTGLVYIAELRKSIDVDEQQLHKAVGVVTEEGKAERLGDILFDKSYLKKIRERTSGILEKYHKENPLQKGMSKEELRVRMKMAPQTFDLFLTNSSQFQVVGDRVKLARISLELTDEQAEERSKIEKFFLDSGFSPPSKDDVVSKYSSQLFYSLIDSGSLVRIRQDILIHKDILEKGKKEIAKAVEKKGPLKLTEIKEILKTTRKFAVPVAEYLDRIGFTRREGDLRTLATLGNSK; from the coding sequence ATGGGAGCTATAGTAGGTACTGCAGGTCACGTGGACCATGGGAAAACAGAGCTGGTCAAGGCTCTCACCGGTGTTGATACGGACCGCTGGGAAGAGGAGAAGAGGCGGGGCCTCACCATTGATCTGGGGTTTGCTCCTTTGGATCTTCCCCGGTTCGGAAGAGCTGGTCTCATTGATGTTCCCGGTCACAAAGATTTCCTGCGAAATATGCTGGCTGGAATGGGCGGAGTGGATGTCGCTCTCATGGTGGTAGCGGCGGATGAGGGGGTAATGCCCCAAACAATGGAACATTTTGAGATAATCAGGCTGTTCGGTGTGAAGAAGTTGGTGGTAGCAATCACAAAATGTGACCTCGTTGAAGATGAGATGGCAGAACTGGTGGGTCTTGATGTGGAAACGCTCCTCGAAAAAACCCACTTTGAAAACAGTCGTATTGTTAAAATCTCGTCCAAGAACCGCACTGGTCTTGACCAGTTAGTGGGAGAGCTTGACTCTGCACTGGGATCCTTTCCGGGGAAAGACTATGACAGACCAGCAAGACTTCCCATTGACAGGGTATTCGTTCTGAAAGGGGTGGGAACTGTGGTTACCGGAACGCTCACAAGTGGGAGAGTTGTTCAGGGTGATGAGCTTGTCGTCTACCCCAAAGGGATCAAGACTCGTGTCAGGCAGATTCATGTGCATAATGAAAAGAGAGATGAAGCCCTTGCCGGGAATAGAGTCGCGCTAAATTTGACCAGTGTGAGCAAAGATGAGATGCAGAGAGGGGACATCGTAACTGAACCTGGGTACTTAGAATCCTCGGTGATGTTTGACACCAGACTCGAGTTGCTTGAAAATGTCCCTCAACTCAAAGACTGGACGAGAGTCAAGGTGTATCTTGGCAGTGCAGAGGTGCTTGCGAGAACCGCCATTCTTGGCAAGAAAGAGATCGAACCGGGAGGAAGAGGTTACGTGCAGCTGAGACTCGAGAAGAAGGCCGCTGCCAAATTTGGCGACAGATTTGTGGTCCGCAGTTATTCCCCAATGAGGGTGCTGGGAGGAGGAATCATACTGGATTCGAACCCCAGGAAACACAAGCGGTCGGATCGGATCGTTCTTGATGTGCTAGAAGCCCGGGCATCAGGTGAGTTATCCAACATCCTTTCAGCCCATCTCAACACAGGATTGGTGTACATAGCCGAACTCAGAAAGAGCATCGACGTAGATGAGCAGCAGCTTCACAAGGCGGTAGGAGTTGTTACAGAGGAGGGGAAGGCGGAGAGGCTGGGTGACATACTTTTCGACAAATCATATTTGAAAAAGATAAGAGAGCGAACCTCAGGTATACTGGAAAAGTACCACAAGGAAAACCCCCTCCAGAAGGGCATGTCCAAAGAAGAGTTGAGAGTCAGAATGAAGATGGCTCCGCAGACGTTTGATCTGTTTCTCACCAATAGCTCTCAGTTTCAGGTGGTGGGAGACAGGGTGAAGCTGGCTCGGATTAGCCTTGAGTTGACTGATGAACAGGCCGAGGAGAGGAGCAAGATCGAGAAGTTCTTCCTTGATAGTGGTTTCAGTCCACCCTCCAAGGATGATGTAGTCTCAAAGTACTCCAGTCAGCTCTTCTATTCTCTGATTGATTCCGGGAGTCTTGTGAGAATCAGACAGGATATTCTCATCCACAAGGATATTCTGGAAAAGGGGAAGAAAGAGATAGCCAAGGCGGTAGAGAAAAAGGGCCCGCTCAAACTGACAGAGATTAAAGAGATTCTCAAGACCACCCGAAAGTTCGCAGTCCCCGTTGCCGAATACCTTGATAGAATAGGATTCACAAGGCGAGAAGGGGACCTCCGCACGCTCGCTACGCTCGGGAATTCAAAATGA